The Penicillium digitatum chromosome 6, complete sequence genome contains the following window.
AGAAAAGCGCCGCTACTTCCGAGCAAGCGCCCGCTCAAACTGCCCAGTCCGAGAAGCCTAAGGTATGACCCGAAGTTGCCGAACAACATGCGCAAACGACTGACCCTGCCTTCATTTTAGCCCTGCTGCGTCTGCAAACCCGAGAAGACCGCCCGGGATGACTGCATGCTTTTCTCCAAGTCCGACAACCCTGAGCAGGAGTGCAAGTCCACGATCGAGCAGTACAAGACTTGCATGGCCGGATTTGGCTTCAAGGTTTAGACTCGAACTCTGACACAACGGCCTCGGCCGACTATACAACATTGTACTATAGCATTCATTGGCGGGAgtttccaatttttttttcctttgggCATCGTTGTTTTAGGGCATATTTGCTCGTGTGTGACATGTTGGGATTTGGAGTTTTGGACTCTAGATGAAAGGAAAGATTTTATAAATACATCGTCTCAACTCCTAAACGAGAAATTTCAAATAAATATAATCATGGTATTTAAACGAGCAAGCAGCTGTACTGCCTCATTTTAGATAATCACATAGTATGGGGTATCACTGAAAATCATACAGCCATCCACCTAGGCAAACAATcactgcttctttttctggCTTTCCTCCTCGGTCACCTGCCGACTGATCTGGCGACATTGGGTATATAGTTTCCACATACACCACAGGTAGGCAATTCCAAACCCACCGGCTCCGATCAGGGCATTCAAGACCACCCAAAGATCGGGCTTTCCGAGTGGCGGAGCCACAAAAGCCTCAAGGATATGCCAGGCAATCATGGCCAGATAGAAACCAAAGTGGAGGAGGGCTGTGAGTGTGCTTGGTTCGAACTGGGTATTGGAGTCTTCAAGGGATGGCCGACTTCGGTAGGTCTCGAAAGAAGTAGGAGGCAAGCCGAGTAGATAGGCCCAAAGCAAAGTCATAACGATGTATGGAACGCGGAGCTCATCGCGCTTAAGCAGGGGGTACATGGTCCACGAGCCAAGCACGTTGGCCCAGCCCACCCAGGCGCGTGTTGCCTTGCTCAGTCCACCGTTACCAGCAAGTAGCAAGGTCATCGGCAGTAGAGGCAGCAACACACTCTTTTCATGGACTTGGAaagagaacaagaagaatcCCCAGGAGACGGCAGATAAAgcgggaagaagaagcgaGGCCCGGGGGTGGCGGAAGATAATAGCACAAGGAACAATGATTGACGCCAATGTGGCACCGAGCGATGCTCGCTGCAAAAATGTGGCGTCAAAGCGGGTGAGCTTGTAGAAAGTGTGAATGGCGCACCAAGCGTTAGCAACTTTGTCTTCGAAGAGCCCACGAGCAAAGGGAAACACCCGATGGATGATCTGCATTAATTGGAACAAAAGCCCATATGTAACGGAGTTGTTGTCCATCTGGATGGGAAGTGCCTGCAACAGAGGTGGTACTGGAGAAGATGCAAATGCCTCTCGAGCTTCGGCATTGGAGGCACCCACCATAAGGGGAGCCAAAAGCAAAGCAAAAGTAGCCAATGTGATGAGGGCTATGCTCACAAGGCGGGGAATATTGATTCGAGGGAATGTGCAGACACCGAGAAGATAAGCGAACATGACTGGTGCGTAGTACAGCGCCATCTGCTTGAATCCTAGTGCACCAACGAAGAAGATGCAAGCCCAAAGCATACGCCCTGCCAAGATAGCATCCAAGCTCGCAACTACCAATCCCAGCATGACTGTGTTATATTGGAAATGGCCATGGTCGATGAGGATGTTCGCTGGCTGAAGGAGGATTGCCACAAGAGCAATTGAGGCGGACCATGCATGGACACCCTGCATCCGAGTGTAGCGACGGAGGAAATTGACCACGGCCGGGATGAAAACACAGTATTCGGATGCAACGACGGTGGCGCGCATGTAAACCTTTAAGCGGGGGTCCTCGAAACCTCGCGAGGCATCTAGGGCAAACCACGTTGGGTCGAAGGCGGAGCCACTAGACAGGCCGACAGGTCAGCAAGAGGCTATGCGAACTCCAAAATTGAGTGACATGTAGGGATATATACATCTTTCCTAATAGCCAACTGTGGTATGCGGTCAATGGTGGATAATCGAGACCCCAGTATTGCAGATCGTATGTGTACCACTTCGCTAAAGGCAGATGTGTGGTAATTTCCATCCAATGCCGCTGTGCCTCAAAGTCACCATGCATCGGGGGAACCTGAAAGCCTAGAAGGGTCAATTGTGGCCCAAACTACGAAAGACAGACAAGGTCACATACCGGAGTAACCCCATAGGCTCACAGCCCATCGGAATAGACCAACGGCCATGAGGACAAGTGGTAGGATCAGCCATTGAGACACGCCGGCCCGAGCAGCCCACAAAAAAGAGACCAGTGGAAATGCTGGTGATTGCTTCCACTCGCCTAGATCTAAGATCAGGTTATTGTTAGAGCCGGGGGAGATGGCAACCTTTCTCTTCTTGCGGGGGCGGTGCGAGGAGGGTGTTGGAGGGGCCATCACGATCAAGGCTTAAGGGGAAGCTATAGTTCCATTGACTGAGCTAAAGAAAAAAATCGAGCAGTTTCTGAACGAGCAGAAGTGATCGAAGTTCGACTCCAATTGACGTTAGGTCCGTAGTACAACGTAGACAAATGCAGAAGACACCGCCAATTGACACGCGATTGTGAGTTGTCGACAGCCACTGGACAGGTACCCACATAGTCTCAGGGCTAAATGCCAAGTCTAACCTTTATAG
Protein-coding sequences here:
- a CDS encoding Cytochrome c oxidase copper chaperone, encoding MSWLFGSSNEKSAATSEQAPAQTAQSEKPKPCCVCKPEKTARDDCMLFSKSDNPEQECKSTIEQYKTCMAGFGFKV
- a CDS encoding Glucosyltransferase gives rise to the protein MAPPTPSSHRPRKKRKVAISPGSNNNLILDLGEWKQSPAFPLVSFLWAARAGVSQWLILPLVLMAVGLFRWAVSLWGYSGFQVPPMHGDFEAQRHWMEITTHLPLAKWYTYDLQYWGLDYPPLTAYHSWLLGKIGSAFDPTWFALDASRGFEDPRLKVYMRATVVASEYCVFIPAVVNFLRRYTRMQGVHAWSASIALVAILLQPANILIDHGHFQYNTVMLGLVVASLDAILAGRMLWACIFFVGALGFKQMALYYAPVMFAYLLGVCTFPRINIPRLVSIALITLATFALLLAPLMVGASNAEAREAFASSPVPPLLQALPIQMDNNSVTYGLLFQLMQIIHRVFPFARGLFEDKVANAWCAIHTFYKLTRFDATFLQRASLGATLASIIVPCAIIFRHPRASLLLPALSAVSWGFFLFSFQVHEKSVLLPLLPMTLLLAGNGGLSKATRAWVGWANVLGSWTMYPLLKRDELRVPYIVMTLLWAYLLGLPPTSFETYRSRPSLEDSNTQFEPSTLTALLHFGFYLAMIAWHILEAFVAPPLGKPDLWVVLNALIGAGGFGIAYLWCMWKLYTQCRQISRQVTEEESQKKKQ